The stretch of DNA AAGGCGAAATTCCGTTTGAAGAATTTCTCGACCACTATCCTGAAGTAGAAAAGGTGTCAAATTTGGTCTACAAAAAAAACAAGGAAGTATTTTTCAATAAACAAAACATCACATTCGATATCAATCGTTTAGAAGGGAGAAATCCTTATATTTATGATGATCCTAAAGAATTGGCGCAAAAAGTTTGCTATATAGAAACATCGAGAGGTTGCCCGTATAAGTGTGAGTTTTGTTTGGCAAGTTTGGATAACAAAATGAGATATTTACCAACAGAGACCATACACGAGAATCTTTTGTATTTGATGAAACATGGAAAAACCATCAAATTTCTCGATCGAACCTTTAATATCAAACGAGATTTTACGATTTCATTATTTCAGTTTATTTTAGAAAATTACCGAGAGGGGAACGTTTTCCAGTTCGAGATTACTGCTGACATTGTGCATCCAGACATCATAAAATTTGTCAATGAATATGTACCGAAGAATTTATTCCGATTCGAAATTGGCATCCAAACCGTAAATCAAGCCAGTAATCGAGAAGTTTCTCGCAAACAGAATTTTGATAAAACGTCGAATGTAATCCTACAATTAAAGGATAAAATAGAAATGCATCTGGACCTGATTGTTGGTTTACCTTTGGAGTATTTGCAAGATCTGAAATACAGTTTCGAGTCTACCTTCAAGCTTTATCCTCCCGAATTACAGCTTGGTTTTCTCAAGTTTCTGAAGGGTACACCTGTTCGCCAGAAATATGAAAATTATGGGTATAAATTCGACCCTGCTCCACCCTATCAAATCATCGAGAGTAATTTTCTTAGCCAAAAGGATTTAGCCAATATTACGGCACTAGAACATGCACTGGAAATTTATTGGAATAAACCACGTGCTATCGAAACTTTGACTTATATAAGTGAAACAGATTCTATATTCGATTATTTAATGAAATTAGGGAATTATTTTACCGAAAGATTATCTTATAAACACACCCTGAACCAGGTCTATGAAACGCTTTATACGTTCACCAAAAAATATTATAACTCCTCTATTCTACTGCAATTAATTGCGATTGATTATTACACACAGCACAAATCTAATCCGAAAGATTTATTTGAGATTGAGGAAGAATTAGCGATGGATTATTCAGCTATTGCTACTCACCCTAAAAGTAGATTTGTTAATTTCAGTATTGATTTTGATTGGATAATTTGGAAAACCGAAAGAAGAATCGTCAAAGCACAGAACCTATGGATAATCGAATACATTACCAATTCGCACAATATTGTTCATCCACCTGTAGGTACTAGCTTACAACTAGTACTATAGATTTTTCTGATAAATATAATCATCCATCACATAACCATTCCCGATTTCGAAAACAGCTTCTTGCACTCTCACAAAACCATTTCTTTCATAGAAAGAGATTGCTTTTTCGTTGTGCTTATTCACAGTCAGGTATATTGCTCTAGCCGCTTTAGATTCGGCAAATTCTACTACTTGTGCCAACATTATTTTCCCTAAACCTTGTTGCTGACTTGCTGAGTCTAAGTAGATTTTGGACAAAAAAACACGTCCATCATCTTCTAATTTATAATGCAAATACCCTACCGAAATGTTGTCTACCTTAAGAATCTCCCAGCAATCACCTTGATCCACTTCCGATAAAATTTTCTTTTCATCATACATCATCGCAAGCATATAATCTATTTGCTCTTGAGAGAGTATCATTTTATAGGTTGTCGACCAAACTCTTTTGGCTAATGGTAGGATATGATGTACATTGGTAGGATTTACGGTATGAAAAAAATAATGTATATCTCTTCGCTTTACCGCTTCTTTTTTCTGTAGTTTGGCTTGCTCTATTTCCTCGGCCAATTGCTTATCTTTTCTGAAGTTTTTTTCCACAATACGATAAACTCCAAAAGCAACAAATAATCCTGCTAAAACTGGAATCCACATTTGGTAACTCTCATTCATCTCTGTAAGTTTTGGCATCAAATCAAACATCGAGAATAAATGAATATTGAAGGCGATAAATATCAGCGAAATCACATAAAAAATTCCTGATAAAACAACCCACAAAAATATGTTTTTTCTATATCGTTTGGCTAAAAAACCAAAACGTAGGGCTATGTATAAAAGATATATCAATTCTATCATGATCAACAGCTATTTTACAAAAATACGTAAATTATTAGGACTATTTTCTATATTTGTGTATAAACAAACAGA from Weeksella virosa DSM 16922 encodes:
- a CDS encoding B12-binding domain-containing radical SAM protein gives rise to the protein MHPKVLLTTLNAKYIHLNLAIRILYDLTHERGNIDWKEFTIKSNFQSVAEECSRYDVVCFSCYIWNITQTLEVAKLIKGLSPDTKILLGGPEVSYEYDEIIALDCVDFIIVGEGEIPFEEFLDHYPEVEKVSNLVYKKNKEVFFNKQNITFDINRLEGRNPYIYDDPKELAQKVCYIETSRGCPYKCEFCLASLDNKMRYLPTETIHENLLYLMKHGKTIKFLDRTFNIKRDFTISLFQFILENYREGNVFQFEITADIVHPDIIKFVNEYVPKNLFRFEIGIQTVNQASNREVSRKQNFDKTSNVILQLKDKIEMHLDLIVGLPLEYLQDLKYSFESTFKLYPPELQLGFLKFLKGTPVRQKYENYGYKFDPAPPYQIIESNFLSQKDLANITALEHALEIYWNKPRAIETLTYISETDSIFDYLMKLGNYFTERLSYKHTLNQVYETLYTFTKKYYNSSILLQLIAIDYYTQHKSNPKDLFEIEEELAMDYSAIATHPKSRFVNFSIDFDWIIWKTERRIVKAQNLWIIEYITNSHNIVHPPVGTSLQLVL
- a CDS encoding GNAT family N-acetyltransferase, with translation MIELIYLLYIALRFGFLAKRYRKNIFLWVVLSGIFYVISLIFIAFNIHLFSMFDLMPKLTEMNESYQMWIPVLAGLFVAFGVYRIVEKNFRKDKQLAEEIEQAKLQKKEAVKRRDIHYFFHTVNPTNVHHILPLAKRVWSTTYKMILSQEQIDYMLAMMYDEKKILSEVDQGDCWEILKVDNISVGYLHYKLEDDGRVFLSKIYLDSASQQQGLGKIMLAQVVEFAESKAARAIYLTVNKHNEKAISFYERNGFVRVQEAVFEIGNGYVMDDYIYQKNL